From a single Fusarium fujikuroi IMI 58289 draft genome, chromosome FFUJ_chr03 genomic region:
- a CDS encoding related to senescence marker protein 30, with protein MSAHIQQWTVEKPWLKTHCLLGEGPFYEESTGDLRFVDIRNKRLHYVKVAEGPSSLKTVQLDVCPTVTANIAGVDPQERIAIGVKYGLAVLDVKKETYELIQPFEEPANERLRSNDGGVDPLGRFWLGTMTDFGLGPFQPEGTHSPLPNTKRCTNTRTLSTYSTLHLLFIKSDILDLGAVYLMDAKSREVKLPDMTIPNTPGWSPDGKTLYVTHSNAREIYAFDFDTESGEISNKRVFYNHDGSGEPDGFRVDVDGFLWQAVYGEGRVIRIDPSTAKIVGEVKVPTKNTTCVHFVGTELVITTAEDDEGEGSSRENGGHVFKVDVGIRGLRLNDFKL; from the coding sequence ATGAGTGCCCATATTCAGCAATGGACGGTTGAGAAGCCTTGGCTCAAAACACACTGTCTGCTGGGCGAAGGACCTTTCTATGAGGAATCAACGGGCGATCTGCGCTTCGTCGATATCCGCAATAAGAGGCTCCATTATGTGAAGGTGGCTGAAGGTCCTTCGTCTCTTAAAACAGTCCAACTAGACGTATGCCCTACTGTCACAGCAAACATTGCTGGGGTTGATCCCCAGGAACGAATAGCCATTGGCGTCAAGTATGGGCTGGCTGTTCTCGACGTGAAGAAGGAGACATACGAACTTATCCAACCATTCGAAGAACCCGCCAATGAGCGTTTGCGAAGTAACGATGGCGGCGTGGATCCTCTTGGTCGATTTTGGCTGGGTACAATGACGGACTTTGGACTCGGTCCCTTTCAGCCCGAAGGTACTCACTCTCCCCTGCCCAACACAAAACGGTGCACCAACACCAGGACCCTGTCCACTTACTCTACGTTGCATCTCTTGTTCATCAAGTCTGACATATTGGATCTAGGAGCGGTCTATCTAATGGACGCCAAGTCACGAGAGGTCAAGCTACCTGACATGACAATCCCCAACACACCAGGTTGGTCTCCTGATGGAAAGACACTGTATGTTACACACTCAAATGCCAGAGAGATTTATGCCTTTGACTTTGATACCGAGTCTGGGGAAATTTCTAACAAGCGCGTTTTCTACAACCATGATGGTTCAGGCGAGCCCGACGGGTTCCGTGTAGATGTAGACGGGTTCCTTTGGCAAGCTGTATACGGAGAGGGTCGTGTCATTAGAATCGACCCCAGCACAGCCAAGATTGTTGGAGAGGTCAAAGTGCCGACCAAGAACACCACTTGCGTGCACTTTGTCGGTACTGAGCTTGTCATAACAACtgccgaggatgacgagggcgAGGGATCGAGCCGCGAGAACGGTGGTCATGTGTTCAAGGTAGACGTCGGAATCCGGGGATTAAGGCTCAACGATTTCAAGCtataa
- a CDS encoding probable ATP synthase delta chain precursor, mitochondrial yields the protein MNSFRVARAALRARPSAIRVPLQRRTYAEAVPDKIKLSLALPHQSIYKSQDVVQVNIPAESGEMGVLANHVPSIEQLKPGLVEVVEESAGSKQFFLSGGFATVQPNSVLSINAVEGYPLEDFSAEAIRAQIAEAQKVANGSGSEQDIAEAKIELEVLETLSAHVK from the exons ATGAACTCCTTCCGCGTTGCCCGTGCGGCTCTCCGAGCTCGCCCCTCCGCCATCCGAGTCCCCCTCCAGCGAAGAACCTACGCCGAGGCCGTCCCCGACAAG ATCAAGCTGAGCCTTGCCCTCCCTCACCAG TCTATCTACAAGTCCCAGGATGTCGTCCAGGTCAACATCCCCGCCGAGTCTGGAGAGATGGGTGTCCTCGCCAACCACGTTCCTTCCATTGAGCAGCTGAAGCCCGGTCTGGTTGAGGTTGTCGAGGAGTCCGCAGGCTCCAAGCAGTTCTTCC TCTCTGGTGGATTCGCTACCGTTCAGCCCAACTCCGTCCTCAGCATCAACGCTGTTGAGGGATACCCTCTTGAGGACTTCAGCGCCGAGGCCATCCGAGCCCAGATCGCTGAGGCCCAGAAGGTTGCCAACGGCAGCGGAAGCGAGCAGGATATTGCtgaggccaagatcgagcTGGAG GTTCTCGAGACCCTGTCTGCGCACGTGAAATAA